The sequence ACAGTTGTCCAGCAGCCATTGCAGTTGTTTTTTGGGTACATCCTTAATGGCGTCGATGCTTTGCAGCCATTCTACATCTACATTTATCATAGGGCAATTTGTAATGAGTTAAAGTTATGGGTTTTAAATTAAAGTAATGTTATCGTTATTAAGCCTGGACCTTCAAAGACTGCACGGTGGCGAAGACTCACCCGGTCGTGGCTTCGCCCGACCACCCTCTCTCCGCTGTGCGGAAATAGGGAACATAGTTATCCGATACAACTCCTGCTCTCTTTTCGCGCAGCGAAGAGAGGGTCGACCAGCGAAGCGCGGTCGGGGTGAGTCCTCGCCACGCAGTAGCCACAAATGAATGGAATCGGCAGCAATAACAATATTATGCACGCATAGCTTTTACCTCTCCTTTATTTGTGTAATTTTGCTTTTCACCAATTGCAACGCATGGAAACCATTGCCCCCTATCAATCAAAATATAAAATAAGGTTTGTAACTGCCGCTTCGCTGTTCGACGGGCACGATGCTACCATTAACATTATGCGCCGCATTTTGCAAAGCACCGGCGCCGAGGTGATACACCTGGGCCATAACCGCAGTGTGGATGAGGTGGTGAACTGCGCCATACAGGAAGATGTGCAGGGCATTGCCCTTACCAGCTACCAGGGCGGGCATTTGGAGTACTTTAAATACATGTACGATCTGTTGCGCGAGCGTGGCGCGGGGCACATCAAAATATTTGGCGGCGGCGGCGGTGTGATATTGCCGCACGAGATTGAGGAACTGATGGCCTACGGCATCGCCCGTATCTACTCGCCCGATGATGGCCGTAAAATGGGCTTGCAGGGAATGATAAACGATATGATGCAGCAATGCGATTTCGAGACCCGCACCAAGTTGAACGGCGAACTAAAGCACCTGGCAGATAAGGATCCAAAGGCGATAGCGGGATTGATAACGCTGGCAGAGAACCATCCGGAGAAATTTAGCCTCACCCCGGCCCTCTCCAAAAGAGAGGGAGGTATTACTTCTGAAGCCCTCTCCCCTGGAGAGGGTTTGGGTGAGGCCCGACCGGTCATCCTGGGTATTACCGGTACCGGCGGCGCGGGTAAATCATCATTGGTCGACGAGATCGTCCGCAGGTTTTTGGTAGAGACAGGCTTGGCAGATGGGCAGAGCGGCAAAACGCTGGCTATTATTTCTGTCGACCCGAGCAAGCGTAAAACAGGCGGCGCCTTACTGGGCGACCGGATCCGTATGAACGCTATTAATAACCCGCGCGTTTACATGCGATCGCTCGCTACGCGGCAGGCTAACCTGGCGCTGAGCAAATACGTGCAGGAATCGATAGATATCTGTAAAGCGGCGGGTTACGATTTGATCATTGTGGAAACATCGGGTATTGGGCAGTCGGATACCATGATCACCGATTACTGCGATGTATCCATGTATGTTATGACGCCCGAATTTGGCGCAGCCACCCAGTTGGAAAAAATAGACATGCTGGATTTTGCCGATATGGTAGCCATTAATAAAAGCGACAAACGCGGCGCGCTGGATGCTATCCGCGATGTGCGCAAGCAATATAAACGCAACCACCAGTTGTTCAGCGCCGATGATGCCAGCTTGCCGGTATTTGCCACCATGGCATCGCAGTTTAACGACCCGGGTATGAACACCCTGTTTGCTAACCTGATGCGGGTAATAAAAGATAAAACCGGCGTTGACCTGACCAAAGGCGCCGAACACCACGAAGGCGAATCGGAAAAGATCTACATCATCCCACCCGACCGTACCCGCTACCTGGCCGAAATAGCCGAGAGCAGCGTGGCTTACAATCAGTGGGTAGATGAACAATGCAAAATTGCGCAAGCGCTATTCCAGGTAGAAGGCACACTTAAATTATTAAGCGATAACGATGTAGAGACACAATACTTTGTGTATCCCGATAATGAAGATATTACGATTAAAGAGACACAAGGTATTGCGTCTCTACGTGAGAAACTGGAAAACAGATTACATCCTGAATGTAAAACGCTGCTGAAGAAATGGCCTGAAGTAGTAAAACAGTACCAGGCCGATGAGTTTATTTATCGTGTGCGCGATAAGGAGATCCGCCAGCCATTAACTACCACTTCGTTATCGCAACTGCGCATCCCTAAAATATCCCTGCCACGCTATACCGCCTGGGGCGATATTTTACGCTGGCTATTAACCGAAAACCTGCCCGGAGAATTCCCGTACACCGCGGGTGTATTCCCGCTAAAGCGTGAAGGGGAAGACCCTACCCGCATGTTTGCCGGCGAGGGCGGCCCCGAGCGTACCAATAAGCGCTTCCACTATGTATCGCTTGGTCAGCCGGCGCACCGTTTATCTACCGCGTTCGATTCGGTTACGCTTTATGGCGAAGACCCGCATATTCGTCCGGACATTTACGGTAAAATAGGTAACTCGGGCGTAAGTATCGCTACACTGGATGATGCCAAAAAGTTGTATTCAGGCTTCGATTTGTGCCATGCCAGTACATCCGTATCCATGACCATCAATGGCCCCGCGCCTATGCTGTTGGGCTTCTTTATGAATGCCGCTATAGACCAGCAATGCGAAAAATATATCACCGAACATAAGCTGGAGCATTTAGTGGAGGCCAAGTTTAAGGAAGTATATGATGATAAGGGTTTGGAACGGCCGCGGTATCAAGGCCTCACCCCGGCCCTCTCCAAAGGAGAGGGAGGCACAGCTTCTGAAGCCCTCTCCTTTGGAGAGGGTTTGGGTGAGGCTCCTACACGAAGAGGCTACGCTACGGCCAACCCACAATTATGGGAGACTTTAAAAGCTAATTCAAGGCTAAACAGACAAAACCTAACTGAAGCCGAGAATATTTTATGGCAACATTTAAGAGATAAACAAACAGGATATAAGATAAGAAGACAACACGCGATCAATGGCTTTATTGCTGACTTTGTTTGTTTGAGCAAGGGACTGATCATTGAGGTAGACGGAGGTTATCATAACCTAACTACTGAGCAAGACGAGATCAGAACATTAATTTTAAATGAAGAGGGTTTTGATGTTATTCGCTTTACCAATGATGAAGTAGTAAAAAATACTGGGGCGGTTATCCGGAATATTAAGGCGAAATTGGAAGCGCACCCAGATAGGAGCCTCACTCCGGCCCTCTCCAAAGGAGAGGGAGGCATTAGCGATACAACTTCTAAAGCCCTCTCCCCTGGAGAGGGTTTGGGTGAGGCTTCTCCTACCCTCCCCGAAGGCAACAACGGCCTCGGCCTGATGCTTTTAGGCCTTACCGGCGACCAGGTGCTACCGGCCGATGTTTACGAAAAAATTAAAGCTTATGCTATATCATCGGTACGCGGTACCGTGCAGGCTGATATTTTAAAGGAAGACCAGGCGCAAAACACCTGTATCTTCAGTACTGAATTTGCCCTGCGCATGATGGGTGATATGCAGCAGTATTTTATCGATAAAAAAGTCCGTAACTTCTATTCGGTATCCATCTCCGGCTATCACATCGCCGAGGCAGGCGCTAACCCCATCACACAACTGGCCTTTACGCTGAGTAACGGTTTCACTTATGTAGAATACTATTTAAGTCGTGGTATGCATATCGACGACTTTGCGCCTAACCTGTCGTTCTTCTTCAGCAACGGTATCGATCCGGAATATGCGGTGATCGGTCGTGTGGCGCGCCGCATCTGGGCCAAGGCCATGAAGAATAAATACAAGGGCGGCGAACGTTCGCAGAAGCTAAAATATCATATCCAAACCAGCGGTCGTTCGCTACACGCGCAGGAGATAGATTTTAACGACATCCGTACCACGCTGCAGGCCTTGTATGCCATTTACGACAACTGCAACTCGCTGCACACCAACGCTTACGATGAGGCTATCACCACCCCTACCGAAGAATCGGTGCGCAGGGCAATGGCTATCCAATTGATCATTAACCGCGAGTTAGGCTTGGCTAAGAACGAGAACCCGCTGCAAGGCGCGTTTATTATCGAAGAACTGACCGACCTGGTAGAAGAAGCCGTTATGGCCGAGTTTAAGCGGATAAACGATCGTGGCGGCGTGTTGGGTGCTATGGAAACCATGTACCAACGCGGCAAGATCCAGGAAGAATCATTGTATTACGAGACGCTGAAGCATACCGGCGAGTTCCCGATCATCGGCGTAAACACATTCCTGAATAAGAAAGGATCGCCAACTATAACGCCATCTGAAGTAATACGCGCTACCGAAGAGGAAAAGCAATTCCAGATCTCGGCGCTTGAACAATTCCAAAAGCGCAATAAGGGCAAAACGCCACAAATGCTTGCCGAATTACAGCAGACAGCCATTGCCGGCAAAAATATTTTTGATGAGTTGATGGAGGTTTGTAAATACTGTTCGCTGGGGCAGATCTCGCACGCGCTTTACGAAGTGGGCGGGCAGTACAGAAGGAATATGTAGTCCTCCCTCTCAAAACTATTATGGCTTCAGTCTGGACTGAAGTCATAATAACTAATCCGCCGCGTCAAGCGTGGACGCTTGACGCAATTTCCTGATTAAGCGTCCACGCTTAATTTTCAAAAATCATGAGCGTGGACGCTTACATCAGGATGCCTCCAGGCGTGGACGCCTGGATGGGCGGTAAGGGGAAATCAAAAATCAAACTAAAAAGTCCGTTCACCCCCTTGACTTTTTATTGCCATTTACTTAACCTTGCTTATGCAGGATAAAGTAGTACGCATCCCTTTTAACCGACAGGCCTACCTAAACAATCAGCAGGTAATATGGGATTTGATGTATAAGGAAGTTTCGCCCAGTTATATTATTTATATAGTGGTAACGGCTGTGGTATTGATCACCGGGCTGATCATCGATCTTAAAGGCGGCTTACCGCTTACCACCATTATCGGCATCTGCATGCTGATATCCATTTCATTACGCTTCAGGCAGGTACGCAAGGTGCACCGTAATGTTTTTAATCGTGCCGAAACGCAGGCCGACCGGATGGAAGCAGGTTCGGGCATTTATACTTACACTTTTAATCAGCAGGGCATCATCTACCAGGATGATGAAACGATCATGACGCACACCTGGGACGATTTTGAGCCCCTTAAAGTTCATAAGCTATATCATTTGCTCTTATATCTAAAGGAGAAGGAAGCGGTACAATATGTAATATCGCAGGAAGAGGTTGGCGAGGATGTTTACAACGGCATTTATATGCTATTGTTAGAAAAACTCTCACCGGTTTCTTAAAAATCAGGAACGGATATTGTATCCGGCCACCCTGCTTTTTATCCATATAAATTTTAGCAAAAGCAGGGATTTGATAAAATATAGCTTAATATTGGGGCCATCATTATCACACCTGTCATGCTATCAAAAAAATTGATCCTTTTCTGCTTATCGCTCTTTTTATCTATAGGTGCCTTTGCTCATGCCGTGTTAGATATTATGCCTGAACCACAGCCATATAATGTTACGACATACACCGGTAATACCAGTAACAAATCTGTCAAACAACGTACCTTTATTAAAGAGCGTGGTGGCAGGAAGGACTTTTTCAGTACCGAATTCTATGATATCTTGGGCCGGACAACAGGGATCTCCTACACTTCCGGAAAGAAAACGCCCGATGTAAGCTATGAATATTATCCCGGCCAAAACATGAGTATCTGGCGTACCGAGGGAAAGGATAAATCGATAACTGTTCACAAAACCGTATACAGAGGGCCTGGCGATGAGCCGCCGCTATTTACTGAAAGTGCAACTACATTAAAAGGCGATACCCTTAGCATCAATAACGCACGTTTTGAATACAACGCCGATGGCCTGCTTTTAAAAAGACAGGACTTTTTGAAGCATAAAGTATACGCGACCAAAACCTACCGGTATGATCAAAAAGACCTGGTTTGGGCGGAAGTAAGATCGCCTTATAGCCCTACTTATAATGCCGTTAAATTCAGCTACGATAACAATCATCATGTAATTACAGCTACAGATTACTTTTTCAGGCCCGGCAAAACCGACACCGTGGCTTCCTTTTTTTATACTTACGATAAAGACAAACTGATAGCCGAAAGGGATATAGATCCATCCGACCCGAAAAAATATATTTCGATAAACTATACTTATGATGATAATGGCCGGATAAGTTCCATGGTATCAAAAGAAGATACCTTATACCGGCAAACCACGTTTCAGTACACCGGTAAACTTCTTACTAAAGTAACGGTTAAGGCAAATGATCCTTATAAATTAGGCAAAGGGTATTACACTACTTCGCCCAACGCGCTAACAAAAATGCCCATGACAAATGAGTTTACCTATGTGTACGATGATAAAGGCTATTTAATTAAGCTAACGGAAGTTTTAAACGGAGTGATGCTATCAGCACTCACCTACGAGATGGAGTATTACTAAACGGAGATCTGTTGATTAGAAGTTAAGTAATGCCGCCGAATCTCCAACCCATCAATGTACCTCTATTTTATACAAGATCCAGTCATCCGTTTCAAATTTCTTTTCGAGCGATAAGCGGTTATCCGCATTACGGAGGATCTGCAGGTATTTTGGGGTAAGCTGCGTATAACCGTTAGCCGGATTTTTATCGCTGGCTACCAATATATAATTGCAATACTTTCCGGGGTTTTCTACAGCGCTTAAAAAGGTAACCTGGTAAGGCATGATCAGCCCGCGCACATTGGTAATAAAGGCGCTGATGGGATAGGCTACGGCATCGTCCATCAGCAATTGCGGGTTACCCGGCAGGGCGTTAATGTAATTGGCAATATCCTGGTTATTCTCCTGGCCGGCAGGCACCTCTTTTTTCAGCAACACGTTTACAAAGTTCTGCTCTTCTTTAATGTACGATTTATCAAGGAAGGCATAACCGGTATATATCTGTAGGGCTACGATCACCAGCAGCAATATTTTAAAATTAGTTTGGTTTTTAACCGTGCTGGCCCTGAATATTACGCAAAGCAATGCCAGTATTAAAAATATCAGGTAATACTGTTGTGTAAGGTATACCTTATCATACTTTATCCTTAAAAATTCTACAAAGGCCAGCGGGGTAACCAGGGTAAGTATCTGGTGCGTTTTTTGCCTGAAAAGATAAATGGCCACCAACATCAGCGGGCAAAAAAGTATTACCCTTAACGATATAATGATAGAAGCCTCGGGAAGCTTATGATGCGTAGTGGTATCCAGCAAAATGTTGTAGTCTATCTTTTCGGCCAGTACGCTCCAGGTGGCGTAGGGGCTATCGATAAAGTAGTTCAGATCGGCCGCGTGGGTAAGGTTCAGCATCTTGTAGATCAGTACCGATACCAGCGGTAAGATAAAAATGATGATATACAGCGCGAAGGTTTTGTTGATGAGCTTGCGCCGTAGCGATGGGTTATTAAAACTGGTAAACAGGCGAAACACCGATTCCTTTTCGCTAAGGTTTAAGCTTTGGATGGATATGGCCAGCACCAGCGGCAAAAAGAAGAGCGTAAGCCAGATGAATTTATAATCGCAAAAAACCAGCACCACCAGGCAAATACTGGCAATGGATACGTGGAACGTGGTGTTGGAGGTATAAAACTTAAATATGTTTAAATAAAACATAAAGAAGAATACCAAAACCATATAGATCGATTTACCCGAGCAGGCCGCGTACAGCAAGCCGGGGTGCAACATAAATACAATAAGCAGCAGGCCGATATAAAAATCATCCTTTACACGCTTCATCAGCGTGTTGGCCATAATATTGAACAACAGGGCCGTACCTACTGCCGATGCCAGTATGGGCGCCAGGTTATAGCTGATGGCCGTGAACAGAAATGTGCTGTAGAAAGGGAAAATAGGCGATGTTAAACCCATCACCTTCAGTCGGTCGCCAATGCCCTCGAATACGATCTTGGCCTTTTCGATATAAAAAAGCGACTCCTGGTTATAGTAACCCAGGTTGTTAAGATATAACGCGCAAACGATATAGTATATACTTAATACTATGGTTAGAATGAGTAAAAAAAGCGCTCTTGAAATTCTCATTTAACAACATTTGTTGGGTTATTTACCTTACTTAAACCATGGTTGGTCTTCTCCCAGTAAAACGGGTTCACTACCAATTGGTATAGCCCCTTATATGCTGATATGGAGTGCATCAGCCAGTAAATTGGGTTGGCGATGGCAAATAAGATCAGCTCGTAATAACGGCGTTTAAATACCGCCATCATGTTTACATATATCATCAGGATATTGCCCACCATCAGGTTAAATATCGACATGAACAATACCCAATCCGGGAAGATCTCGCGGATGCCTTCCAGATCGAATATCACGTAGGCTAAAAACACGCCCAGCAATAGCGGGTAAACCAAAAAGGTAACCGGCGTAGCGCCAATAAAAAAGTTAAAGCCAAGGAAACCCCTCCACCCTACTTTCTTCAGCAGTTTGCGCGGGCTGCGCATGTGCACCAGGTAGGTTTGCATATAGCCCTTTATCCAGCGCGAGCGCTGGCGGATCCAGTTAAAGAAATCGTTATTGGCTTCTTCGTAAGTAGTGGAGTTGATAATGGCCACCTTATATCCTTTTGAATATGCCCGCAGGCCAAGGTCGGCATCTTCGGTTACGTTGAATGGGTCCCAGGCGCCCAATTCTATCAGGTTGGCCATTTTAAAGTGGTTGCTGGTGCCACCAAGCGGGATGGGGATATCCAGCGTATCCAATCCGGGCAACATATAATCAAACCAATACGAATACTCCAGCGTGAACATACGTGTAAGAAAGTTCTCGCCACGGTTAAAGTAATTTAGCGCGCTTTGCACGCAGATATAGTTTGAAGGCAGCTTATTGAACAAGGCCACCACTTTTTTCAACTGATCGGTATCGGGAATGTCCTCGGCATCGTAAATGGTAAGGAACTTTCCGCGCGAAAAGTGCAGCCCGTAATTACAAGCCTTAGGCTTGGTTTTAGGCATATGGAACGGCACTACAATTACCTCGAAGATGGCGGGGAAATCCAGGTCGCGCACGGCGTTCAGGGTCTTGTCGTCATCCTCTTCTATCAGCAGTTTAATATCCAGCTTTTCGCGGGGATAATCTAAACTCTGCAGGTTCCATATCAGTTTTTTTATCAGCTTATCTTCTTTATAAACCGGCAGGTGGATGGTGTAGGTGGGCAACTCTTCTTCTACCACCTCGCGCACTTCCTCGCGGGTAACCGCCTGGAAAAGTTCAAAACGGGAACCCACCAGCGCCAGGAAAAGCTTGAATACGATAGCCACCAGGAAAAACGAACTAAGTATCACATTAATAATAATGGATACGATCTTAAAATTCAGAAACAGGCCCACAACCGTAAGTGCCAGTAAACTGAAGATAAAGATGAGCTGCGGCGCGGTAAAAGTGATGATGGCCGAGTTGCCCGGGTCGCGGTTCAGTAACTCGAATACGGCCGACTTCACATATTTTTCGCCCAGCAGTTTATGGCTCAGCCAAATAATATCCAGGTCGGATGCTACAATAACCAGTGGCTCTTTATCAAACGTAAAACGGATAAAATCAAGAAAAAGCTCGTCGGTCGGGTCGGCCATAATGGTTACTACCCGGTCGTCTTCTATACGCAAGGGCATCGCCAGGTGCTCATCGGCAAATTTCAGGTCTATTTTGTCCAGCACATCCCGGTCAAACTCCTCCTGCCTGATCTTTTGAAAAGGATACCCGGCATTGATCATCGAGCGCTCGTAGTTTTTGCGTGATATGTAACCAAAGTTAAGCGCCACCTTTATAAACGACTGGCCTACACTTTTAGATATCTCGAATATTTTTTCCCTTTCAGCCGAAGTGATAAACTTATCGTTAACCAGTATTTCGGGGATAGCTAAACTCATTTGATGCTGACCGGATAAAAATGGGATGAATTTATATCAACATTCCCCGCCTGTGAACGGGGAATGTTGTTTGATAATTTAAATGCGGGTATTAGTCGTTAAC comes from Mucilaginibacter mali and encodes:
- a CDS encoding methylmalonyl-CoA mutase family protein, with the protein product METIAPYQSKYKIRFVTAASLFDGHDATINIMRRILQSTGAEVIHLGHNRSVDEVVNCAIQEDVQGIALTSYQGGHLEYFKYMYDLLRERGAGHIKIFGGGGGVILPHEIEELMAYGIARIYSPDDGRKMGLQGMINDMMQQCDFETRTKLNGELKHLADKDPKAIAGLITLAENHPEKFSLTPALSKREGGITSEALSPGEGLGEARPVILGITGTGGAGKSSLVDEIVRRFLVETGLADGQSGKTLAIISVDPSKRKTGGALLGDRIRMNAINNPRVYMRSLATRQANLALSKYVQESIDICKAAGYDLIIVETSGIGQSDTMITDYCDVSMYVMTPEFGAATQLEKIDMLDFADMVAINKSDKRGALDAIRDVRKQYKRNHQLFSADDASLPVFATMASQFNDPGMNTLFANLMRVIKDKTGVDLTKGAEHHEGESEKIYIIPPDRTRYLAEIAESSVAYNQWVDEQCKIAQALFQVEGTLKLLSDNDVETQYFVYPDNEDITIKETQGIASLREKLENRLHPECKTLLKKWPEVVKQYQADEFIYRVRDKEIRQPLTTTSLSQLRIPKISLPRYTAWGDILRWLLTENLPGEFPYTAGVFPLKREGEDPTRMFAGEGGPERTNKRFHYVSLGQPAHRLSTAFDSVTLYGEDPHIRPDIYGKIGNSGVSIATLDDAKKLYSGFDLCHASTSVSMTINGPAPMLLGFFMNAAIDQQCEKYITEHKLEHLVEAKFKEVYDDKGLERPRYQGLTPALSKGEGGTASEALSFGEGLGEAPTRRGYATANPQLWETLKANSRLNRQNLTEAENILWQHLRDKQTGYKIRRQHAINGFIADFVCLSKGLIIEVDGGYHNLTTEQDEIRTLILNEEGFDVIRFTNDEVVKNTGAVIRNIKAKLEAHPDRSLTPALSKGEGGISDTTSKALSPGEGLGEASPTLPEGNNGLGLMLLGLTGDQVLPADVYEKIKAYAISSVRGTVQADILKEDQAQNTCIFSTEFALRMMGDMQQYFIDKKVRNFYSVSISGYHIAEAGANPITQLAFTLSNGFTYVEYYLSRGMHIDDFAPNLSFFFSNGIDPEYAVIGRVARRIWAKAMKNKYKGGERSQKLKYHIQTSGRSLHAQEIDFNDIRTTLQALYAIYDNCNSLHTNAYDEAITTPTEESVRRAMAIQLIINRELGLAKNENPLQGAFIIEELTDLVEEAVMAEFKRINDRGGVLGAMETMYQRGKIQEESLYYETLKHTGEFPIIGVNTFLNKKGSPTITPSEVIRATEEEKQFQISALEQFQKRNKGKTPQMLAELQQTAIAGKNIFDELMEVCKYCSLGQISHALYEVGGQYRRNM
- a CDS encoding glycosyltransferase family 2 protein encodes the protein MSLAIPEILVNDKFITSAEREKIFEISKSVGQSFIKVALNFGYISRKNYERSMINAGYPFQKIRQEEFDRDVLDKIDLKFADEHLAMPLRIEDDRVVTIMADPTDELFLDFIRFTFDKEPLVIVASDLDIIWLSHKLLGEKYVKSAVFELLNRDPGNSAIITFTAPQLIFIFSLLALTVVGLFLNFKIVSIIINVILSSFFLVAIVFKLFLALVGSRFELFQAVTREEVREVVEEELPTYTIHLPVYKEDKLIKKLIWNLQSLDYPREKLDIKLLIEEDDDKTLNAVRDLDFPAIFEVIVVPFHMPKTKPKACNYGLHFSRGKFLTIYDAEDIPDTDQLKKVVALFNKLPSNYICVQSALNYFNRGENFLTRMFTLEYSYWFDYMLPGLDTLDIPIPLGGTSNHFKMANLIELGAWDPFNVTEDADLGLRAYSKGYKVAIINSTTYEEANNDFFNWIRQRSRWIKGYMQTYLVHMRSPRKLLKKVGWRGFLGFNFFIGATPVTFLVYPLLLGVFLAYVIFDLEGIREIFPDWVLFMSIFNLMVGNILMIYVNMMAVFKRRYYELILFAIANPIYWLMHSISAYKGLYQLVVNPFYWEKTNHGLSKVNNPTNVVK